In Urocitellus parryii isolate mUroPar1 unplaced genomic scaffold, mUroPar1.hap1 Scaffold_40, whole genome shotgun sequence, a single genomic region encodes these proteins:
- the LOC144252309 gene encoding olfactory receptor 2C3-like, whose amino-acid sequence MPVQASHSDSLPQEDHAKPSRSILRARGAGWLLSGEMASCIMSCAPSMGGLLAPPSGHQRLEMTNGSSPAMFVLLGFSARPSLAPILFMVVLVCYVVSILGNATIILVTRVDVRLHTPMYFFLANLSFLDISFTTSIVPQLLVNLWGPQKTISYGGCVVQFYVSHWLGATECVLLAVMSYDRYAAICKPLHYTVIMHPQLCLGLAFASWFGGLTTSMVDSTLTMLLPLCGHNRINHLFCEMPLIMQLACVDTRLNEVEMYVASFIFVVLPLGLILVSYGHIAQAVLKIRSAEGRRRAFSTCSSQLAIVSLLYGSILFMYLQPAKSSSHEQGKFIALFYTMATPMLNPLIYTLRNRDVKNALRFCAGALLGVCRS is encoded by the coding sequence ATGCCTGTCCAGGCCTCTCACTCAGACTCTCTGCCTCAGGAAGACCACGCAAAGCCATCCAGGAGCATTCTGAGAGCTCGGGGAGCAGGCTGGCTCCTAAGTGGTGAGATGGCTTCCTGCATCATGTCCTGTGCCCCCAGCATGGGTGGCCTTTTGGCCCCACCCTCTGGGCATCAGAGGCTGGAAATGACCAATGGAAGTTCTCCTGCCATGTTTGTGCTCCTGGGCTTCTCTGCTCGCCCCTCACTGGCGCCCATCCTCTTCATGGTGGTCTTGGTGTGCTATGTGGTGTCTATCCTGGGCAATGCCACCATCATTCTGGTCACCCGTGTGGACGTGCGCCtccacacgcccatgtacttctttcttGCCAACCTGTCCTTCCTGGACATTAGCTTCACCACAAGCATTGTCCCACAACTGCTGGTCAACCTCTGGGGACCACAGAAAACCATAAGCTATGGAGGGTGTGTGGTGCAGTTCTATGTATCCCACTGGCTGGGGGCCACCGAGTGTGTCctcctggctgtcatgtcctaTGACCGCTATGCTGCCATCTGTAAGCCCCTCCACTACACTGTCATCATGCACCCACAGCTTTGCCTTGGCCTGGCCTTTGCCTCCTGGTTTGGGGGCCTGACCACCAGCATGGTCGACTCCACGCTCACCATGCTCCTGCCTCTTTGTGGGCACAATCGCATCAACCACTTATTTTGTGAGATGCCTCTCATTATGCAACTGGCCTGTGTGGACACCAGGCTCAACGAAGTCGAGATGTACGTTGCTAGCTTCATCTTTGTGGTCTTACCGCTGGGCCTTATCCTGGTGTCCTACGGACACATTGCCCAGGCTGTGTTGAAAATCCGGTCAGCAGAAGGGCGGAGAAGAGCATTCAGCACCTGCTCCTCCCAACTGGCCATTGTGTCCTTGCTCTATGGGAGCATCCTCTTCATGTACCTGCAGCCAGCCAAGAGCAGCTCCCACGAGCAGGGCAAGTTCATAGCTCTCTTCTACACCATGgccacccccatgctgaaccccctCATCTACACGCTGAGGAACAGGGACGTGAAGAATGCGCTCAGATTCTGCGCTGGAGCCCTGCTGGGAGTGTGCCGATCATGA